The window ATAggaatattctaaataaaaattgagaAACATTATATgttcaaatttcaataaaagaGAAACATAAATACAACAGAATAACATAAATAGAAACAGTTATAATGCTGTATACAGCTTAACGTGCTTCACTGTTATTATGTTTAAGTGTCTGAACTTACAGTTAATTTGTGGTTTTGACAACCGCTGTTGCCTAAGACAGCTGTTCTTATTCTGTTGTGAAAGAGTTTTAGCCGAGTAGTGTTAGACATTCAACCATCCCTGAGCTTTAGGAGCCAGCTCGAAGTCCCTTGATATGGTTTTCTTAACATGGGGCTTACCATGCAAATAATTCTACAgatataaaagtaagtaatttacaATTAAGCAATTTACTGAGGTATTCCCGTTAATGAGtttctatttgtttacagtaACAATAATAGTTGCAATAATAGGAATTTAAGTTGCTACAGCTTCAAGTAggtttttatatgcaaatttgaatttagaaattattgattcAATAAGGTACAGTAGCATTATAGTATGGGCCAAACTGCAATgcttaaaatatatcaatgaaaaCGATACAAAAACGATATGTTTGCGTTCtgattgaacaaaatttaaatacactataaatataagAGAAGCCTATTTTAACAGTCTCGGAACCTTGGGGAAATATTTATTGCACATTAGGAAATATAGATTTACTAAGCATTGTGAAATAAGCTTGTTtcacaatttaaacttattaaaataaatttaataataactggTGAACGCTTATTACATTCTCTGAATTTAATCTCCGACCGCATCATTTCAGCCTGAGAAAACGTCATGCTGAGTCTCAATTCAAACTGGGATGATAATATCACTAGCACATATGTATACATAGTGAGGAAATAGAAATAAGTAGATATTACTCACAGATAAAGTAACTTATTTATTCAAACGCGCTGTGCTAAATTCCAAAGTATAACCATCATCAATATTCGGATTCACAAATATCCTTCCTCCAAAGTCTGTTTTATATCAGAGCAAAACATTTTCAGTACATCCCCTCCAGGCAGAATGTTTATAACGTGTTCATTTCTTTCGCAGAGGCTAACAAAATATCTGTATGCCACTCCTTTATCAATTCTTAAATTGTCCAACATTTCATTCATAGTTGGCTTTATTGTATGGAAGTATGAATATTCGATGGCATCCTTCAAACCTGGAATCCCGGTGACCTCGTCTACTCCATCAGCCTTCAGACAGTCAGGACACAGGCTGGAGAACGTGTCTAATAAGCTATGTTGAAAACTCTTTGGGTATCCCCATGTTGGTGCTCTCCAGCCGGTGTAGGTGGCACTGCTCATGTGGTTCTGtggaataaaacattattagtcCATACAGAGTTTGAGGTGGCATAATCTGATTTCGgtttagtagtttttatatataaaatatattttttatcaaaataaaaagtcaaaGAATGTGTCATttaaccaggcgaagttagggctaagattCCCTCTCTAACACAGCCTGGGGCCAACGGCTTGACGGTGACTAAACCAACACTAAGGACCGGgcaagcgggctgcttgcaaagacaggatcgctcagcggtcactcgcCCAAGCAGCAGCATCGCTTGGCGTTGCTTGATTCAGTTACCTTGCGATAACCACCGCACCTGCTCCACTGCACACTCGGCAAAACATTATTTGCTATAATTATTCGAAATAGCAATTTTATAGTCAGATCTATTTAAAAATGACTGAAAGTAAGATGtgatgttttacttttttataacatgactggattgttatttattttatttaagacaatttttttatttttagttcacgTTGCAGTAAAACTCTATTTACCAGCATTCGTTCACGTTCATaatgtaactaatttttatatttatttgccgTTCTATTCCATTAAAACTGGTTACAACACATCAATTGCCATTACTATTGAGACATAGGGGCTGGTCTCAAAAGGTTAtcgtatttttattgtaattagagAAACAGTTTTAGTAAccaatagttataaaattaaaaagtaatgcaattaaaaactaattacaccACTTTAAGTCACAACTATATAAATTCTTTTCGTTTTCCACTTTAATTTcgagttaaaatttaaacaattaaactcaGATACTATAATACACACAGCGTAATCAGCATAGTTTGAAAACTTTCAAGGTTTTAGTCAAGATACGTTCTTAAATTTTTCACTGTATCTAATCTGACAAAATACCActacatataaatatttctttttcatacAAAAGTACCACATTATTTACAACTGTAGGAAATAGTTCATTGGATCATAGTTTTCTATTGCGATCATTACACTTTATTACGGACATTAAAATCAAGAGAGAACCATGGAGTtgtaattatcaaataaaatgatagtaatatattaatatgtataaaatagtacTATTATAtaaggtaatataatatataacaatcaCCAACGTAGAAAAACTGGTTGTCCTTATCGGCTCTAATACAAGTCACTTATTACATTACTGGCCTGCGAATGTGACTTAAATACTACAATGGTTGCAGTAAACCTGAACAAATCATGTGAGTTTTCCAATGATGCAACTGATAATTCTATAAGGAATCTGACCGACTaaagtatctaaatatatattcatgtttaCCTGTGGATAAGAATAGGGGTACTGGTAAGGCACCCCATTTTCAAACGCAGTAGCTGAAGTTAATATAGCAGTTGCCACGACAACAATAGTCCACATGATTAGTCTAgaatgaagaataaaatataatagtctCTTAAAGAGTTccaaataaatagaataaaagaacttaattaatacaaaatatcctGTAAGTATTTATATTGTGTATGCATATAGCGCAGTTTAATACAGATCGATTCACAACGTGTATGtgctaaatttattgaataaaacatgtataaattatttgCCCGTTTAATATGTCAAGAATACACCACAGAACCCTAATTTCATTGATTCCAATCATTCatgttttcgttttataatttaaaattatttctcaaggaaacagaaacaaaattaaatcgcAAAAATAAGAAATGTACGCATTACTTTCTTTTACTGGCAGCAAACCTAAAGCTGTCTCTACaatcaaagcaaaataaataattatcggTGATGCGTAACGTTATTTGTTGCCCAAGACCTGACaatgaacttatttatttatttattttacatatcaacggtcatatctccatttttacaaatattagacAAATAATTAGATAATTCCACTCAAGATGCTAAACTAAAATGATGAAATAGTTCAACTTCACAATATTACGAGAGTTCTATGGCCCTCATTAAAACCGCAGCACACGTAGCCAAAAGAAATGCTCGTATTTTATAGAAGTATGGTAAGGAACGTACTAATGTTTATTGTTAggttgtatattttgttttagttggGTGTAAGATTTTACTCATTTTGCAAACTACGCGGATATTTTGAGCTACTTAGGGACTAGAGAAATTTCCTTTGTCGATTATAAAGTGCTGACTCGGAATATGAGTagatttcaaaatatctttaGATGTAAATTTAGCCATGATTTTATCATTGCCAAAACCTTAAGTGGAAAAACACAGAATTGAGTATTTGAGATTCATATTCTGTCAACGTAACTGAAGTATTCAGCGTTCACGTTTTATTGTTATACCTTTACGGTAGAAACTATTTAGGCAACTATGAAGATCTAACAGAAACATGATACGGTCGATTTAACAATCACTTAATAAACCAACCGAAAACAGAGTTTTATTTACtgtaagacaaaaataaaaacacaccgACATACATggtaatctttataaaataactgCCAATATTATGAAAGCCAAAATATTAGTAATCTCTAGACTTTTATTAGATACAGTTTTTTCGACGAACATATAGCCATTTTCCACTACATTACATTGACCTTTCGAAGTACCGATTTGGATTTCATATGTAAGGGCCCAAATGGTAATTTTATTGTGGTATATATTTAGTGATCAGGATTACTTAACTTATCTAGTAAAATACTAGATGTCCTATACAACTTCAAAGCTATGTCTCACACttactatacaaaaattaaatatataaaattaaattactgttacTACAGTACACTGTACTTATCCACAAAAATTACGATACACTATCAATTtactttgaaacaaataaaaactattgctTTATCTATcagcattaaaaatgtaattttattaaaacaggttCGTAAAATATAGTCAAATGTgggtttaaacaaaattaatacaaaaattacatagaAAGTGTAAACACAATAGTTCAGTATGGTATAATGTACAAACTTAATTCACTTAGCCTACCTGCTTCAGGCACAGTAGAGGAACGTTTAACGTTTAGTCAAACTTGCAGTGTTCAGATGCTCTAATATCTCTGACAAGAAGCCGTAAATATCGACGCAGTATATGGCCTGCCAAATGATAATCATGTGccgtaacatttaattaaatatgagatAAGAGAACAATACTTTAATTACTAAATGTTACGCAACATCAATAATGttcattataaattgttgatCGTAAAACATGGAACAATGCTCTGCTTTTAGAGAACAAGTGATAAATGTATTTCCTAATCAAAACCTAATTAAAAGTCAACACCGAATCAAGGCACCAGCGTGACTCATGGCAGTAAAATTTCTTATCATCATTGGCCTGGTAGTTTTACGTCTTTTTCTCTCAGTTTAATTGATTTTTGGTTCTGCCTATAAGTTTCTTTCCCAATAATATCAGCTAGGCTCTATGCGCTTTAGTATGGTTAGGACTAGTCACCGGCCGTATTGTAGTCTGAGCATTATCGAAGTCTATTACTCGAGATGTGGGACAAATCTCATTTTTGTCCGTCTGTTCCTACGATATTCATAAAACAAACTGGTTTATAGACTTGATGTTTTTCgataagcttcatttctatataggcaacactgagtttcaTGACgcgtaaccataatggcaacaagaACGTAGcagaagaaatatttgtaaacaaacttgaaACATTAATACGTATTACCTAACTATCTCAACACACTAAAATAATTACTTCGTGAATTAATTTATGTgtagatttttatattacatgaacttatatataacttatatatgtTACGAAACCCAAACTTAATAAAATGCAAAATGTAACTGAATAATAAGGAATGATGTCTCGAGGAAAACAaccaacagattttaaattttggatggaAGTTCATATCAAAATAGATAAGAATAAGTTCTGTGATGGTTTATATCCAAAAATGTATGTTACATAAGCATTATTGAATCTAATCTCAGTCGGCTGACAATAAGTCTATTTTGTCCTTCATGggatgaaaatataatttttagattgCCTGTCCATCTATGATATCTCTATAATGCCACAAGCAATAAACATTAAAGTTTGAATTGAAACTTTACGAAATATCATTCATAATTTCTGGTTTGAAGTAGGATATGACTTTGCAGGCCAAAAAATCGTAGTCTTGCCACAGATAAATTACGAGTTCCTGCTACTTATTTCTAGTTTTCTTTAGTggtgtataaaaattgttatgcAATCAGCTTGTTTTAAgctttcctttttattattttaaattttcttttagctTGATTTCTTAACATTCTAAATTAAGTACAAATTTGTAATCGATTTAAAACTGACTTTCGGACgaactatagactttaaattgtcaACACAAATAGGAACTGAAAAAACGAAGGACGTAATGTACACGTACACTCCCGGGTATGAAACAACCATAAGAGGTGTTAATACTCCCCAAAGGCTTAACATTAAACTAATATGGAACATtgatttcttaaaacatttctattttatataactatgtCGCCAAACAAAATTGCTATAGTGTGTGGACTAGTAACACCTATAGCAATCTAAAAATCCATGTTTTTTGTGcctgttattattatattcatcatAAAAATCTCAGAATCACAGAGGTGAATAATTGGGTTAAAGTCAGCGTCTTGACTAGTAAAGTCACAATCGACTAGACTAGATTTTACGGGATCATCCTCTAGACTAGCTACAATTCCGAACGGCCTTTCACTGAACTCTGAAAGCACTGCTTTATTATTAGGTAAGTACCAGTATATAAACTTCTTTTGTCCATTTAAAACATCATTGATGCCTGATTGACTAAGGAACTCGAGTCCTGttttaagagaattttaaaataggaTTTGATTTTTAAAGACTTAGACAACATTAAATCTGATTAGTAAgttgaaaaagtatgttattacTCATAGCCATATcagtaattcaaaataaatatggaatTATAAAAGGAATGGAATGAATTAATAGGATAAATAATGAACCGTGTTTTTTCCTTATCCCATATATTATAATGTGGACAGAGAAGAAGAAAGATCTGAAACTAATTTTTTCGATttagtgaaatttatatttttcagagaATATCAATGATAATTCCCATATGAGAGAAAGACTAAGACTAAATCTGAGAAATCGGTGCTATTAGACGACCAAACTGTACTAAGTAATCTGAAATTGTGGATAAAATGCCTTCATCTACTGTTAGGACTAAAACTTGGAATAGTTTCatattaacttaacaaaaaaatattttaaatcaaacttgtacgctttaaataaaagtgtttggcttattttaaagataattaaaaggTGTATGGGGTAACTATGGTTTTTTAATTGTCAAACGATATTTTTATCAcagattatatattaaaaaaaataaatgtacatttcatCTCAAAAACCTTTTTAACTGAACTGCTTATACAAATAGAAAAGAGAGACGTGGAAATGTGTTTCACTTCGGTTGGTGTCCGTCTTCCCATAAAAAGTTATTAGTACTAACCTTAaagtacaaaaacttaaaaactgaGGTAGTAGTATGTACGTATACTAATATCTCAGACAATAGTGAAAAATATATACGTTACGAAAAATATGACAAatcgatattttatatattaatattttacagtcaTTTCTGGCAAAATTTTCAGATGAAATCAGTGCATGTGTAATTGAAACAtgtctaaaattatattacattgaatttaatacaatacatagtAGCCTGAAAAGATTGATACATTTTAATGACAAACTTTTTTTAGTGCTCGAATAGTACAAgttaatttggtatatttacaGAAGTTATACTAAAGCACAAGTAACGGTTcccataaatttacttttttattattcatagaaatAAGTAATCTTTATGCCATAAAGCtttaactattataaatgttattgcttTCCCGGAGTGTTCAATAACTATTCCAGTCTATTTATTAGGTATAACCCACTTTGTTCCTTTGTTTTAAAGTGAAAGTCAAGAATTATTTAAGCCTTTATTCAAGAacaacttttcaaaaacattcgATAGAATTTATATGAACAACATTACAccttacatatttttatgaaattgtctaacactaaaaaaacattttcatacatttattgttgaaaatacataaattaattattaaaatgcttACCTTTTGTGTTTGTGAATCGGGAGTCAACTGAGGAAACTCACTTCTCACTTCCATATATAGCTTCAGTTAATAACCAacagaacataaatatttatctacGACAGTTTTACGACCGATGGatgtattgtttttgttaaattagcGTAAAAAACATGTAAGTCGTATTTCATACTTGACAATACATTATTAATGAATTCAATCAACTGTGGTTGTTTCGTTCGCTGATAAGAAGTTTATGGTTGTAGCGTCTCAATCTGTAATTGTTTCACTTGCAAACAAGTGTGAAACTCATATGAAATAGTACTGCGTCATTCATACatttctacaatatttatttcaatgtgtcttgattataataatatcaatattaaccatattattaaaactaactgAATAATAACAATGATCTTTATTTCAGttcataaattattcatttaaatacatCCAAATGAGTTCAAAATTAAGTAAAGCTGGTAGATTTCTATAACAAAAGGATAGTTtaccttaaaacaataaaatattggagTTTAAATTGCGACAGATGTTGAGAACAGTTCAAATGtatctgttataaataaaaaatagactaATTTCCTATTTTTGTATTGCTCGTGCacctgaaaaataataaacaattctgGCTTGATTTGTTTTGTACAGaatttatatatcttattatacttcatatatagtaatatatatatatatatatatatatatatatatatatatatatagattttttttatatcctaCTTTAGCctactaaaattattgtagaacCAATTCACAAAAATGGCAATTGTTAAGAAATAGATAACCTGAGAACAATCAGCCTGATTTTAACTTTCtataaagtatttgaaataatCACGATgacgttattaatttaaaattagttaaataaccTGAAACTAGTTTTAATAACTACAATGAACTCAACGAATATCAAGTgagtacttatttttattgtaatttttaacaaactgttttataatagtttaatgaaaagtaaatatgtgaaagggttttttttaatttttgagctgTTTTTAACCTAGTGACATTTACAGTGATAAAAGCTGTTGTATGAGAGGCACACGACTCCGCTAGATCCGGATAGTTCTATGCAGAGGAGAACAAGTGCGGGTATGTGACCGGCTCAGCTCGTCACAGGGCTCGATTCTCTCTGCAACATTTGCTTTTAGGGCTTTATTAACCAATTAAAGTGAATACCAAAAATGAGAATTTGTGCCCAAGCGGCCGCTACCGTTATTTCTTTTTCTTGGAACAAGATTTTAAGTTGTTATGGGAAAATATAACACCTAATCTAGTAAATTTAGAGAGTGGTGTAGGCTATGTTCAATCATATGAAAATTATCTATATAGTAAAAATGAGTTGATAAATGTGTTGTTAAGCACTAAAGTTGATCAAGGCTacttgtttcttttaatattagttaaaatccgaggaaaacttttataaagaaaaagatgagaagtcataaaaGCTTCCCGGAAAATTTTAGAATGTGTCaagataaaattagtatttattaagtGTAATCCAAATTTGACCGACACTAAACAACTGAAATTCGTTAAATAGACTGAAACctgtttaaatctaaattttagaaTGTATAGTGCATGATTAGTAGTGTTAGTGGCAATGAAAATTGCAAGGcagttatttttttactgcaGATTGTGCCtgtggaaaaattaaataaataattttatgaataccaGATTAATGAAGAAAGTTGAGGATGTTTGTATATAAGGTACTTGAATGTCACTGGTTGGTTTTCTACACATAGTgacatataaaattttacaatttcataagGAAAACTGCAGAGTCACTAACATGCATCAAAGTTCATATGCGCTTCGTTCTTTAGGTTTCTCAAAAcctgctttaaaatattaattttaaatgttgtgagAACTTTGCAAGGACACCAGAAGCGGATTTCAAGCACCAAATAGGATATTTTGTTAAAAGTTGGTGTCAAGCTCTTAACCcaacgtaaaattatttttcattttcgcTAATGTACATTAAGTGAATTTTGTTTATTAGagtaaatacacaaatatatagttataaattaaaaataaattaaaccaattcTTGTATGTTGGCTTGGTGTACGGTTTTTGCCTTCTCAGAGCATGTATAATCATGCACGGACatctattttcaaatattatgtaCCTCAATCCCTGGCCCCGCGTCATATTTATGAATCTGTGACTGGCTTTAAAAGTGCCGCATTTGGAATACTTTTGGTTTATTACACCAAAAATGGATGAGTATATGGATATTTAGCTCAATG of the Homalodisca vitripennis isolate AUS2020 chromosome X, UT_GWSS_2.1, whole genome shotgun sequence genome contains:
- the LOC124368585 gene encoding uncharacterized protein LOC124368585; translation: MWTIVVVATAILTSATAFENGVPYQYPYSYPQNHMSSATYTGWRAPTWGYPKSFQHSLLDTFSSLCPDCLKADGVDEVTGIPGLKDAIEYSYFHTIKPTMNEMLDNLRIDKGVAYRYFVSLCERNEHVINILPGGDVLKMFCSDIKQTLEEGYL